From Corvus cornix cornix isolate S_Up_H32 chromosome 17, ASM73873v5, whole genome shotgun sequence, the proteins below share one genomic window:
- the NTMT1 gene encoding N-terminal Xaa-Pro-Lys N-methyltransferase 1 isoform X2 has product MVDVTEDFLTKAKSYLGEEGRRVRNYFCCGLQDFSPEPNSYDVIWIQWVIGHLTDNHLSDFLKRCRAGLRPNGIVVIKDNMAQEGVIMDDVDSSVCRDLDVVRKIIRRAGLHLLAEERQENFPDEIYHVYTFAMR; this is encoded by the exons ATGGTGGATGTGACGGAGGACTTCCTCACCAAGGCCAAGAGCTACCTGGGCGAGGAGGGCAGGCGGGTGCGCAACTACTTCTGCTGTGGCCTCCAGGACTTCAGCCCCGAGCCAAACTCCTATGATGTCATCTGGATCCAGTGGGTCATCG GACATCTCACTGACAACCACCTCTCCGACTTCCTGAAGCGCTGCCGTGCTGGCCTGCGGCCCAACGGCATCGTGGTCATCAAGGACAACATGGCTCAGGAGGGTGTGATCATGGACGATGTGGACAGCAGCGTCTGCCGGGACCTGGACGTGGTCCGTAAGATCATCCGCAGAGCTGGGCTGCACCTCCTGGCCGAGGAGCGCCAGGAGAACTTCCCTGATGAGATCTACCACGTCTACACCTTTGCCATGAGATGA
- the NTMT1 gene encoding N-terminal Xaa-Pro-Lys N-methyltransferase 1 isoform X1: protein MTSEVVENEFEFYSKAEKYWKDVPATVDGMLGGYGHISSIDINSSRKFLQRFLRDGPNRTGTTRALDCGAGIGRITKRLLLPLFKTVDMVDVTEDFLTKAKSYLGEEGRRVRNYFCCGLQDFSPEPNSYDVIWIQWVIGHLTDNHLSDFLKRCRAGLRPNGIVVIKDNMAQEGVIMDDVDSSVCRDLDVVRKIIRRAGLHLLAEERQENFPDEIYHVYTFAMR, encoded by the exons ATGACCAGCGAGGTGGTGGAGAACGAGTTTGAGTTTTACTCCAAGGCGGAGAAGTACTGGAAGGATGTGCCCGCCACGGTGGATGGCATGTTGGGGGGCTATGGCCACATCTCCAGCATCGACATCAACAGCTCCAGGAAGTTCCTGCAGAGGTTTCTGCGG GATGGCCCCAACCGGACGGGGACAACCCGTGCTCTGGACTGCGGGGCTGGCATTGGCCGGATCACCAagcggctgctgctgcccctcttCAAGACAGTGGACATGGTGGATGTGACGGAGGACTTCCTCACCAAGGCCAAGAGCTACCTGGGCGAGGAGGGCAGGCGGGTGCGCAACTACTTCTGCTGTGGCCTCCAGGACTTCAGCCCCGAGCCAAACTCCTATGATGTCATCTGGATCCAGTGGGTCATCG GACATCTCACTGACAACCACCTCTCCGACTTCCTGAAGCGCTGCCGTGCTGGCCTGCGGCCCAACGGCATCGTGGTCATCAAGGACAACATGGCTCAGGAGGGTGTGATCATGGACGATGTGGACAGCAGCGTCTGCCGGGACCTGGACGTGGTCCGTAAGATCATCCGCAGAGCTGGGCTGCACCTCCTGGCCGAGGAGCGCCAGGAGAACTTCCCTGATGAGATCTACCACGTCTACACCTTTGCCATGAGATGA